The following are encoded together in the Mumia sp. Pv4-285 genome:
- a CDS encoding ArnT family glycosyltransferase encodes MSTLVREAPARQQAAAATESRWWTLDRTLLVALLAATAVAYCWNLSVNGYANEYYAAAVQAGSQSWKAWFFGALDASNGITVDKTPGSLWVMGLSARLFGFSSFSMLLPQALLGVASVGVLYAAVKRWAGPWSALIAGAVLATTPVAALMFRFNNPDALLVFLMVAAAWAVTRAIDAKKALRWLVLAGLLVGFAFLAKMLQAFLVLPGLALAYGVAGSARLRTRLLHLLAAGGAVIVGAGWWVLVAELWPAGSRPYIGGSTGNSILELTLGYNGLGRLNGEEAGSVGGGGGGGGQWGTPGIGRLFSSEMQTQASWLLPAALVALAVLGAFSWRAARTDRMRAFAIVWGGWLLVTGLTFSLMQGIIHEYYTVALAPAIAALVGAGSVLLWRRRTELVPRAVLAGAVFLTGAWQWRLLAETPSFLPWLRWIVLAASVVAGTLLLLGPELSVVRDHARRFTVAAAVLVGIVAFAGPTASALATIGTAHTGSIVTAGPSSGGGPGGGGGFGGGPGGGAGGNGTGGGTSFLGGNGISGVSDEVVQLLQEGDYRWAAAAQTANGAAPLQLASGQPVLAIGGFNGTDDYPTLEQFQQWVADGEIHYYIAGTGRGGGSNSEIESWVTQNFTAQSVDGTTLYDLTSAQ; translated from the coding sequence ATGAGCACGCTCGTACGAGAGGCACCCGCACGCCAGCAGGCGGCGGCAGCCACCGAGAGCCGTTGGTGGACGTTGGACCGGACGCTCCTCGTGGCACTGCTCGCGGCGACGGCGGTCGCGTACTGCTGGAACCTGTCCGTCAACGGGTACGCCAACGAGTACTACGCCGCGGCGGTCCAGGCCGGCTCGCAGAGCTGGAAGGCGTGGTTCTTCGGTGCCCTGGACGCATCCAACGGCATCACCGTCGACAAGACGCCCGGCTCCCTCTGGGTGATGGGGTTGTCGGCCCGCCTGTTCGGGTTCAGCTCGTTCAGCATGCTGCTGCCTCAGGCCCTTCTCGGCGTGGCGAGCGTCGGGGTCCTCTACGCGGCGGTGAAGCGGTGGGCCGGACCGTGGTCGGCGTTGATCGCCGGTGCCGTGCTCGCCACGACGCCGGTGGCGGCACTGATGTTCCGCTTCAACAACCCTGACGCGCTGCTCGTCTTCCTCATGGTCGCCGCCGCCTGGGCCGTGACCCGCGCGATCGACGCCAAGAAGGCGCTCCGCTGGCTCGTCCTCGCGGGGCTCCTCGTCGGCTTCGCGTTCCTCGCGAAGATGCTCCAGGCCTTCCTGGTCCTCCCGGGTCTCGCCCTCGCGTACGGCGTCGCCGGCTCGGCCCGACTGCGTACCCGTCTGCTCCACCTGCTCGCCGCGGGGGGCGCCGTGATCGTCGGCGCCGGGTGGTGGGTGCTGGTCGCCGAGCTGTGGCCGGCCGGCTCGCGGCCGTACATCGGTGGCTCGACGGGCAACAGCATCCTCGAGCTCACCCTCGGCTACAACGGTCTCGGTCGCCTCAACGGTGAGGAGGCCGGGTCCGTCGGCGGAGGCGGTGGTGGTGGCGGACAGTGGGGTACGCCCGGCATCGGGCGGCTCTTCAGCTCGGAGATGCAGACGCAGGCGAGCTGGCTGCTCCCTGCCGCACTGGTTGCGCTCGCCGTGCTCGGCGCCTTCTCATGGCGGGCCGCGAGGACCGACCGGATGCGCGCGTTCGCCATCGTCTGGGGCGGGTGGCTGCTCGTCACGGGACTGACCTTCAGCCTCATGCAGGGGATCATCCACGAGTACTACACGGTCGCACTCGCCCCGGCGATCGCTGCCCTGGTCGGCGCCGGGAGCGTTCTCCTGTGGCGACGCCGTACGGAGCTGGTGCCGCGCGCGGTCCTCGCAGGTGCGGTCTTCCTGACGGGTGCCTGGCAGTGGCGGCTCCTTGCGGAGACGCCGTCGTTCCTGCCCTGGCTTCGCTGGATCGTTCTCGCTGCTTCCGTCGTCGCCGGCACCCTGCTCCTGCTGGGACCTGAGCTGAGCGTGGTCCGTGACCACGCGCGCAGGTTCACGGTCGCCGCCGCAGTGCTCGTCGGGATCGTCGCGTTCGCCGGGCCAACCGCGTCGGCGCTCGCCACCATCGGCACGGCGCACACGGGGTCGATCGTGACCGCCGGCCCGTCCAGCGGCGGCGGTCCGGGTGGTGGGGGTGGCTTCGGCGGCGGCCCGGGCGGCGGTGCCGGTGGCAACGGCACGGGCGGTGGCACGAGCTTCCTCGGTGGCAACGGCATCTCGGGTGTCAGTGACGAGGTCGTGCAGCTGCTCCAGGAAGGGGACTACCGCTGGGCCGCAGCGGCGCAGACCGCCAACGGTGCGGCGCCGTTGCAGCTCGCCTCGGGGCAGCCGGTCCTCGCCATCGGTGGCTTCAACGGCACCGACGACTACCCGACGCTCGAGCAGTTCCAGCAGTGGGTCGCCGACGGCGAGATCCACTACTACATCGCCGGCACCGGCCGAGGTGGCGGCAGCAACTCCGAGATCGAGAGCTGGGTGACCCAGAACTTCACGGCGCAGTCCGTGGACGGCACCACCCTCTACGACCTCACCAGCGCGCAGTGA
- a CDS encoding alpha/beta fold hydrolase, translating to MSWTERRSVDVGALTFDVAFAGPEDGAPVFLLHGFPQTYDSWSEVAPRLAEAGLRVIAPNQRGYSPGARPEDVEAYAVAHLVDDVTGLMDALGYDAVHVVGHDWGAAVSWALTAHHPDRVRSLVALSVPHLAAYGWALRHDEDQQQRAKYIQLMRQPGKAEQVLLEDDARRITAMYGGSVPAELAASFVAAMQEPGALTAALNWYRAMGRDLDRTPTVVVPTTYLWGDGDWALGSAGARRCGEHVDAEYRFVPVAGASHWLPEEFPELVASEIVARTRG from the coding sequence ATGAGCTGGACCGAGCGTCGCAGCGTCGACGTCGGCGCGCTGACCTTCGACGTCGCGTTCGCCGGACCCGAGGACGGTGCCCCGGTGTTCCTCCTGCACGGCTTCCCGCAGACGTACGACTCGTGGTCCGAGGTCGCCCCTCGGCTCGCCGAGGCGGGCCTGCGTGTCATCGCTCCGAACCAGCGCGGCTACTCCCCAGGAGCGCGCCCGGAGGACGTCGAGGCGTACGCCGTGGCACACCTCGTCGACGACGTGACCGGACTGATGGACGCCCTCGGGTACGACGCCGTGCACGTGGTCGGCCACGACTGGGGTGCCGCCGTGTCCTGGGCGCTGACGGCTCACCACCCCGACCGCGTCCGCAGCCTCGTCGCCCTCTCGGTTCCGCACCTCGCGGCGTACGGGTGGGCGTTGCGCCACGACGAGGACCAGCAGCAGCGCGCGAAGTACATCCAGCTGATGCGGCAGCCCGGCAAGGCCGAGCAGGTCCTGCTCGAGGACGACGCCCGACGGATCACGGCGATGTACGGCGGCTCGGTGCCGGCCGAGCTCGCCGCGTCCTTCGTGGCGGCGATGCAGGAGCCTGGCGCGCTGACCGCGGCGCTGAACTGGTACCGCGCGATGGGACGCGACCTCGACCGGACCCCGACGGTCGTGGTTCCCACGACGTACCTGTGGGGCGATGGCGACTGGGCGCTCGGCTCCGCCGGAGCCCGCCGCTGCGGCGAGCACGTCGACGCCGAGTACCGGTTCGTCCCCGTCGCCGGCGCGTCCCACTGGCTCCCCGAGGAGTTCCCGGAGCTCGTCGCGTCGGAGATCGTCGCTCGCACCCGCGGCTGA
- a CDS encoding Dyp-type peroxidase, whose amino-acid sequence MTSVSRFPEPQAVTAPLTEYAIFLVATVEPCPDATQAARTVVSEIDDLVRAVGFRSLHAGLTCVVGIGSDLWDRFGAASRPAHLRPFAAIDGYRHDAPSTPGDLLFHIRASRHDLCFELERLILDALGDAVRVVDDTPGFRYFDARDLLGFVDGTENPVGEGLTEAAYVDDDDDFLGGSYVITQRYAHDLTAWGALSTEEQERIIGRTKADDVELADEVMPSNSHVVLNTLTDDDGNDLDIVRFNMAFGSYAAGEVGTYFIGYAKDPAVTEEMLQNMFVGKPAGNYDRILDFSTATSGCLFFVPSSATLAMLGNLPPVEATDSRSRSSAGAPAPTSGIEGDRDPTPSTADGSLNVGSLRGEYER is encoded by the coding sequence GTGACCAGCGTTTCCCGCTTCCCAGAGCCGCAGGCCGTGACAGCACCCCTCACCGAGTACGCCATCTTCCTCGTCGCCACCGTCGAGCCTTGCCCCGATGCCACTCAGGCCGCGCGCACCGTGGTCAGCGAGATCGACGACCTGGTCCGCGCCGTGGGGTTCCGTAGCCTGCACGCCGGCCTCACGTGCGTCGTCGGCATCGGCTCCGACCTGTGGGACCGCTTCGGCGCGGCGTCCCGGCCGGCGCACCTGCGCCCGTTCGCCGCGATCGACGGCTACCGGCACGATGCCCCGAGCACACCGGGTGACCTGCTGTTCCACATCCGAGCGTCGCGGCACGACCTGTGCTTCGAGCTCGAGCGCCTGATCCTCGACGCGCTCGGCGACGCGGTCCGGGTCGTCGACGACACGCCGGGCTTCCGCTACTTCGACGCCCGCGACCTGCTCGGGTTCGTCGACGGCACTGAGAACCCCGTCGGAGAGGGCCTCACCGAGGCGGCGTACGTGGACGACGACGACGACTTCCTCGGCGGGAGCTACGTCATCACCCAGCGCTACGCCCACGACCTCACCGCCTGGGGAGCGCTGTCGACGGAGGAGCAGGAGCGCATCATCGGCCGCACCAAGGCCGACGATGTCGAGCTCGCCGACGAGGTGATGCCGTCGAACTCCCACGTGGTGCTCAACACCCTCACCGACGACGACGGCAACGACCTCGACATCGTCCGGTTCAACATGGCGTTCGGCAGCTACGCCGCCGGCGAGGTCGGCACCTACTTCATCGGCTACGCCAAGGACCCGGCGGTCACCGAGGAGATGCTCCAGAACATGTTCGTGGGCAAGCCCGCGGGCAACTACGACCGCATCCTCGACTTCTCGACGGCGACGAGCGGCTGCCTGTTCTTCGTCCCGTCGTCGGCCACCCTCGCGATGCTCGGCAACCTCCCGCCGGTCGAGGCCACCGATTCCAGGTCTCGATCCTCCGCTGGCGCTCCGGCCCCGACCAGCGGAATAGAAGGCGATCGAGACCCCACCCCATCCACCGCCGACGGCTCGCTGAACGTCGGCAGCCTCCGAGGAGAGTACGAACGATGA
- a CDS encoding glycosyltransferase: MSQSPPVIDVVVPVLNEAHVIERSVRRLRTYLDIAVPYASRVVIADNGSTDGTAEVAEHLAATLRGVDLVRIPERGRGRALATVWSGSTAAVVAYMDVDLSTDLDALMPLVAPLLSGHSDVAIGTRLRRDARVVRGAKREVLSRGYNAILRVVLGARFSDAQCGFKAVRADVAQALLPFVEDTRWFFDTELLVLAERAGLRIAEVPVDWIDDPDSRVAIVSTVRDDLRGVARMARGLTTGSLDLEPVRREFGRPSATMPVGIRMIRFGLVGLASTIAYALLFLLAREATSAQLANLFALVTTAIGNTALNRRFTFQVVGVDGLARHHLQGLIAFGCGWALTASALALTAGQGHSPLTEVGVLTIANVAATVLRFVLLDRWVFAHRRTVTAVPEIRTETFAAAADERSIA; this comes from the coding sequence ATGAGCCAGTCACCCCCCGTGATCGACGTCGTCGTCCCGGTCCTCAACGAGGCACACGTCATCGAGCGCAGCGTCCGCCGCCTGCGGACCTACCTCGACATCGCCGTCCCGTACGCGAGCCGCGTGGTGATCGCCGACAACGGCAGCACCGACGGCACGGCGGAGGTCGCCGAGCACCTCGCCGCGACGCTGCGCGGCGTCGACCTGGTCCGGATCCCCGAGCGGGGACGGGGACGGGCGCTCGCCACCGTCTGGTCCGGCAGCACCGCAGCCGTGGTCGCGTACATGGACGTCGACCTCTCCACCGACCTCGACGCCCTCATGCCGCTGGTCGCCCCGCTGCTCTCGGGCCACTCCGACGTGGCGATCGGGACCCGTCTGCGGCGTGACGCGCGGGTCGTGCGAGGCGCGAAGCGCGAGGTGCTGTCCCGCGGATACAACGCGATCCTGCGCGTGGTGCTGGGCGCCCGGTTCAGCGATGCCCAGTGCGGCTTCAAGGCCGTGCGTGCGGACGTCGCCCAGGCGCTGCTGCCCTTCGTGGAGGACACGAGGTGGTTCTTCGACACCGAGCTGCTCGTCCTCGCCGAGCGTGCGGGCCTGCGGATCGCCGAGGTCCCCGTCGACTGGATCGACGACCCCGACAGCCGGGTGGCGATCGTGTCGACGGTGCGCGACGACCTGCGTGGCGTCGCGCGGATGGCGCGCGGCCTGACGACCGGGTCGCTCGACCTCGAACCCGTACGACGGGAGTTCGGCCGCCCGTCGGCCACGATGCCGGTCGGGATACGGATGATCCGGTTCGGCCTGGTCGGACTCGCCAGCACGATCGCGTACGCGCTGCTCTTCCTGCTCGCCCGTGAGGCGACGTCGGCGCAGCTCGCCAACCTCTTCGCCCTGGTCACGACGGCGATCGGCAACACCGCGCTCAACCGTCGCTTCACCTTCCAGGTCGTCGGCGTCGACGGGTTGGCCCGCCACCACCTCCAAGGCCTGATCGCCTTCGGCTGCGGGTGGGCGCTGACGGCGTCCGCCCTCGCGCTCACGGCAGGCCAGGGCCACTCGCCCCTGACCGAGGTCGGGGTGCTGACCATCGCGAACGTCGCCGCCACCGTGCTGCGGTTCGTGCTGCTCGACCGCTGGGTCTTCGCCCACCGGCGGACCGTGACCGCGGTCCCCGAGATCCGTACTGAGACGTTCGCCGCCGCGGCGGACGAGAGGAGCATCGCATGA
- a CDS encoding cation diffusion facilitator family transporter, which produces MSDDDAQRPTAGGDSTLTVVLAFSMNALIAIAKSVAAALTGSASMVAEAAHSWADTGNEVFLLIADRRSRGRPDAAHPLGYGREAYVWSMFAAIGLFTAGAAVSIWHGVTELLDPEPAGDFGIAYAVLGIAFVLEGVSFTQAFRQTRGAARRESIDVVDAALTTSDPTLRAVFAEDAAALIGLFIAFVGILAHQLTGSPVPDAIGSIAVGVLLAVVAVVLIDRNRRFIVGEHVSPSQRDRTLAMLARVDEIERVTYLHVEFVGPRQVYVVAHVDLVGDTREAAVAYALRALERRIEEHPLVVECVLSPATPDEPTLEPA; this is translated from the coding sequence GTGAGCGACGACGACGCGCAGCGCCCGACCGCAGGCGGTGACAGCACGCTCACCGTCGTCCTCGCCTTCAGCATGAATGCGCTCATCGCGATCGCGAAGAGCGTGGCGGCCGCCCTCACGGGATCGGCGTCGATGGTCGCGGAGGCCGCGCACTCGTGGGCCGACACCGGCAACGAGGTCTTCCTGCTCATCGCGGACCGACGCTCTCGGGGCCGCCCCGACGCCGCGCACCCGCTCGGCTACGGCCGCGAGGCGTACGTCTGGTCGATGTTCGCCGCGATCGGCCTCTTCACCGCCGGTGCTGCGGTCTCGATCTGGCACGGCGTCACCGAGCTGCTCGATCCGGAGCCGGCCGGCGACTTCGGCATCGCGTACGCGGTGCTCGGCATCGCGTTCGTGCTCGAGGGCGTCTCCTTCACCCAGGCCTTCCGTCAGACCCGAGGGGCCGCTCGCCGCGAGAGCATCGACGTCGTCGACGCGGCGCTGACCACGTCCGACCCGACGCTCCGCGCAGTCTTCGCCGAGGACGCCGCCGCACTGATCGGGCTGTTCATCGCGTTCGTGGGGATCCTCGCGCACCAGCTCACCGGGTCTCCGGTCCCCGACGCGATCGGCTCCATCGCCGTCGGCGTCCTGCTCGCCGTCGTCGCCGTCGTGCTCATCGACCGCAACCGGCGCTTCATCGTCGGGGAGCACGTGTCGCCGTCGCAGCGCGACCGCACACTGGCGATGCTGGCTCGCGTCGACGAGATCGAACGCGTCACCTACCTGCACGTCGAGTTCGTGGGACCGCGCCAGGTGTACGTCGTCGCACACGTGGACCTGGTCGGCGACACGCGCGAGGCCGCCGTCGCCTATGCGCTGCGCGCCCTCGAGCGGCGGATCGAGGAGCACCCGCTCGTCGTCGAGTGCGTCCTGAGCCCGGCGACCCCGGACGAGCCGACCCTCGAACCGGCGTGA
- a CDS encoding family 1 encapsulin nanocompartment shell protein: MNNLHRSLAPISEVAWAQIEEEATRTFRRNLAGRRVVDVHDPQGVEFAGLSTGHRSAAVADRFGVAVRRREVAPVAELRVTFDLSREDIDDVERGSNDSDWQPVKDAARALAFAEDGAVFHGLTDVGIRGIAESSSNPRLRLPVDAVDYPDVVAQALSQLRLVGVEGPYALLLSAEAFTLVNETTDHGYPIHQQLSRLVDGNIVWAPAISGAVLLSTRGGDYDLHLGQDTSIGYLHHDDESVTLYLQESFAFLPLTDEASVVMDA, encoded by the coding sequence ATGAACAACCTGCACCGCTCGCTCGCCCCGATCTCCGAGGTCGCCTGGGCGCAGATCGAGGAGGAGGCGACCCGCACGTTCCGCCGCAACCTCGCCGGGCGCCGCGTCGTCGACGTCCACGACCCGCAGGGGGTCGAGTTCGCCGGGCTGTCGACGGGGCACCGCAGCGCCGCGGTGGCCGACCGCTTCGGCGTCGCCGTCCGCCGCCGTGAGGTCGCGCCGGTCGCGGAGCTCCGAGTCACGTTCGACCTCAGCCGCGAGGACATCGACGACGTGGAGCGCGGCTCGAACGACTCCGACTGGCAGCCGGTCAAGGACGCAGCTCGGGCGCTGGCATTCGCCGAGGACGGCGCTGTCTTCCACGGACTCACCGACGTGGGCATCCGCGGCATCGCCGAGTCGTCGAGCAACCCGCGCCTCCGGCTCCCCGTGGACGCGGTCGACTACCCCGACGTCGTCGCGCAGGCGCTGAGCCAGCTGCGCTTGGTCGGCGTCGAGGGGCCGTACGCCCTCCTGCTGAGCGCCGAGGCGTTCACGCTGGTCAACGAGACCACCGACCACGGCTACCCGATCCACCAGCAGCTCTCGCGCCTGGTCGACGGCAACATCGTCTGGGCGCCCGCGATCTCGGGGGCCGTGCTGCTGTCGACGCGCGGCGGCGACTACGACCTCCACCTGGGCCAGGACACGTCGATCGGCTACCTCCACCACGACGACGAGTCGGTGACGCTCTACCTGCAGGAGTCGTTCGCGTTCCTGCCGCTGACCGACGAGGCATCGGTGGTGATGGACGCATGA
- a CDS encoding pyridoxamine 5'-phosphate oxidase family protein, producing MSTRSLVTLDVDEARELLMTAGVGHIAYESRRGVDVTPVNYRVDGDTIFIRTVVDGTLAELAPGPETVAFLVTYLDRLSQTGWSVKVRGPIRAVDETSRPPAVDPEPWMGFPGTVLLGLTIEELTGRRVA from the coding sequence ATGAGCACCAGGTCGCTCGTGACTCTCGACGTCGACGAGGCGCGCGAGCTCCTCATGACGGCCGGGGTGGGCCACATCGCGTACGAGTCCCGACGAGGAGTCGACGTCACGCCGGTCAACTACCGTGTCGACGGAGACACGATCTTCATCCGCACGGTCGTGGACGGCACACTGGCAGAGCTGGCTCCAGGCCCAGAGACCGTCGCATTCCTGGTGACCTATCTCGACCGGCTGTCGCAGACCGGGTGGAGCGTCAAGGTCCGCGGCCCCATCCGTGCCGTCGACGAGACCTCCAGGCCCCCCGCCGTCGACCCGGAGCCGTGGATGGGGTTCCCCGGGACGGTGCTCCTCGGGTTGACGATCGAAGAGCTGACAGGGCGGCGCGTGGCCTGA
- a CDS encoding alpha/beta hydrolase: MTLTEGLRTAEIIPLERDNLRIVEKPRRSTRSLLLSSALRMTVKPALSVWAHAPGAPWPTGLLEGAAALLPAPRRTAIDAIQLPHCDAELIRAESAEHGDTHAILYLHGGAFLIGGLNTHRGLAARISATSGSTVLNVGYRMMPKHPVSHAVEDGLAGYRWLLEQGYPPERIVVAGDSAGGYLAFAVTLAIIEEGLAAPAGLVAMSPLTDLDPERKLDHPDRPSCALFPRSAWRGFLRLVDMVENELLSELLRPASSLVDADLRGLPRTLIQVGSDELVLPDAELMAIRLARSDVDVELQIWEKQVHVFQLAVGIVPESREATREVGRFTREATAAAGRRTTSARRSRRTRARRA, translated from the coding sequence ATGACCCTGACAGAGGGCCTGCGCACCGCTGAGATCATCCCGCTCGAGCGAGACAACCTGCGCATCGTCGAGAAGCCGCGTCGCAGCACCCGTTCGCTGCTCCTGTCCAGCGCGCTCAGGATGACGGTGAAGCCGGCGCTGTCGGTCTGGGCGCATGCGCCCGGCGCGCCATGGCCGACCGGCCTCCTCGAGGGTGCGGCGGCGCTCCTCCCCGCTCCGCGCCGTACTGCGATCGACGCCATCCAGCTCCCGCACTGCGACGCCGAGCTGATCCGGGCCGAGTCCGCCGAGCACGGCGACACCCACGCGATCCTCTACCTCCACGGCGGCGCGTTCCTCATCGGCGGGCTCAACACCCACCGCGGGCTCGCGGCCCGCATCTCGGCGACGAGCGGATCCACGGTCCTCAACGTCGGCTACCGCATGATGCCGAAGCACCCGGTCAGCCATGCCGTCGAGGACGGCCTGGCGGGCTACCGGTGGCTGCTCGAGCAGGGCTATCCGCCCGAGCGGATCGTCGTCGCGGGCGACTCCGCCGGCGGCTACCTCGCGTTCGCCGTCACGCTCGCGATCATCGAGGAAGGCCTGGCAGCGCCGGCTGGTCTGGTGGCCATGTCGCCGCTCACCGACCTCGATCCGGAGCGCAAGCTCGACCACCCCGACAGGCCGTCGTGCGCACTGTTCCCGCGCTCGGCGTGGCGAGGATTCCTGCGGCTCGTCGACATGGTCGAGAACGAGCTGCTCTCCGAGCTGCTCCGCCCGGCGTCCTCGCTGGTCGACGCGGACCTGCGCGGACTCCCGCGGACCCTCATCCAGGTCGGCTCCGACGAGCTCGTGCTGCCCGATGCCGAGCTGATGGCGATCCGGCTCGCCCGTTCCGACGTCGACGTCGAGCTCCAGATCTGGGAGAAGCAGGTCCACGTGTTCCAGCTCGCGGTCGGCATCGTCCCGGAGTCGCGTGAGGCGACGCGCGAGGTCGGGCGGTTCACCCGCGAGGCCACGGCGGCCGCTGGGCGCCGTACGACGTCCGCTCGCAGGTCCCGGCGCACTCGCGCTCGTCGCGCCTGA
- a CDS encoding response regulator transcription factor, which translates to MATEESPARLLVVDDDASILDLLASSLRFAGFEVETATDGRQALDTIVADPSLDLVVLDVMMPRIDGFEVVKRLRAERREVPVVFLTARDTPADRVSGLTAGGDDYLAKPFSLDELVARVHAVLRRTRRPEASDSRLKLADLEMDTDSHEVRKAGALVDLSPTEFKLLRYLLLNVGRVLSKQQILDHVWNYDFGGDGNVVETYVSYLRRKVDTADPRLIHTVRGVGYVLRRPR; encoded by the coding sequence ATGGCCACCGAAGAATCTCCCGCTCGGCTGCTCGTCGTCGACGACGACGCGAGCATCCTCGACCTGCTCGCCTCCAGCCTCCGGTTCGCCGGCTTCGAGGTCGAGACCGCCACCGACGGCCGGCAGGCGCTCGACACCATCGTCGCCGACCCGTCGCTCGACCTCGTCGTCCTCGACGTGATGATGCCCCGCATCGACGGGTTCGAGGTCGTCAAGCGGCTGCGGGCCGAGCGCCGGGAGGTGCCCGTCGTCTTCCTGACCGCGCGCGACACTCCTGCCGACCGGGTCAGCGGACTGACCGCGGGAGGCGACGACTACCTCGCGAAGCCGTTCAGCCTGGACGAGCTGGTGGCGCGCGTCCACGCGGTGCTGCGGCGCACCCGTCGCCCTGAGGCGTCCGACTCCCGCCTGAAGCTCGCCGACCTCGAGATGGACACCGACAGCCACGAGGTCCGCAAGGCCGGAGCGTTGGTGGACCTGTCGCCGACCGAGTTCAAGCTCTTGCGCTACCTGCTGCTCAACGTCGGACGGGTGCTCAGCAAGCAGCAGATCCTCGATCATGTCTGGAACTACGACTTCGGCGGCGACGGCAACGTGGTCGAGACGTACGTCTCGTACCTGCGGCGCAAGGTCGACACCGCCGACCCACGCCTCATCCACACGGTGCGCGGCGTCGGGTACGTCCTGCGGCGCCCGCGATGA
- a CDS encoding sensor histidine kinase encodes MTGKPARSAVANLTRRWRAQPLRIQLVVVLVAMVTLALLVSALATNVLLERTLTQRVDRQLTSEADRIANGPGPRPRDAPGRAGLPSQYVIQLFDDAGNASDPIADDRLDAADYPDLPSPDDVTLDEPLTVSSVDSSRQWRVVYTRSSDGLTAAVAVGLDDVAATLTQLRWIELAIAVLVLLALALLSSYVVRRSLRPLVQVEATAESIAAGDLTARVDTDLDPRTEVGALSASLDTMLGHIEDAVRSREEEARRAEESERRMRRFVADASHELRTPLTSIRGFAELYGQGAAPDQSTVDRFMDRIRQEAGRMGVLVEDLLLLARLDQERPLRQDPVDLRELARDAAVDAQAVQPDRMTVGPRQGPPVVVEGDEARLRQVLGNIVGNALAHTPVDAEVRIDVSVEDDDGVVAVSDTGPGLDPEQAEHVFERFYRADDARSREDGGSGLGLAIVSALVTGHGGRVDLVTAPGAGTTFTVRIPLAR; translated from the coding sequence ATGACCGGCAAGCCCGCGCGCTCTGCGGTCGCGAACCTCACCCGGCGGTGGCGCGCCCAGCCGCTGCGGATCCAGCTCGTGGTCGTCCTCGTGGCGATGGTGACGCTCGCGCTGCTCGTCAGCGCCCTCGCGACCAACGTGCTCCTGGAGCGCACGCTCACCCAGCGTGTGGACCGTCAGCTCACCTCCGAGGCCGACCGGATCGCGAACGGACCCGGGCCGAGGCCGCGCGACGCGCCCGGACGGGCCGGGTTGCCGTCGCAGTACGTCATCCAGCTGTTCGACGACGCCGGCAACGCCTCAGACCCGATCGCGGACGATCGGCTCGACGCAGCCGACTACCCCGACCTTCCGTCCCCGGACGACGTCACGCTCGACGAGCCGCTGACCGTCTCGTCGGTCGACAGCAGCCGACAGTGGCGCGTCGTCTACACGCGCTCGAGCGACGGGCTGACGGCAGCGGTCGCGGTGGGCCTCGACGACGTCGCGGCGACCCTGACCCAGCTGCGGTGGATCGAGCTCGCGATCGCCGTCCTCGTGCTGCTCGCGCTCGCCCTGCTCAGCTCGTACGTCGTACGCCGGAGCCTGCGTCCGCTCGTCCAGGTCGAGGCCACCGCAGAGTCGATCGCCGCCGGCGACCTGACGGCACGTGTCGACACCGACCTGGACCCGCGCACGGAGGTCGGTGCCCTGTCGGCATCGCTCGACACGATGCTCGGGCACATCGAGGACGCCGTACGGAGCCGTGAGGAGGAGGCCCGTCGCGCCGAGGAGTCAGAGCGCAGGATGCGCCGCTTCGTCGCCGACGCCAGCCACGAGCTCCGTACGCCGCTCACGTCGATCCGCGGCTTCGCCGAGCTGTACGGGCAGGGCGCGGCCCCCGACCAGTCGACGGTGGACCGCTTCATGGATCGGATCCGTCAGGAGGCCGGCCGGATGGGCGTGCTCGTCGAAGACCTTCTCCTGCTGGCCCGGCTCGACCAGGAGCGTCCGTTGCGGCAGGACCCGGTGGACCTGCGGGAGCTGGCACGCGATGCCGCGGTCGACGCTCAGGCCGTCCAGCCCGACCGCATGACCGTCGGGCCCAGGCAGGGTCCGCCGGTGGTGGTCGAGGGGGACGAGGCACGCCTGCGGCAGGTCCTCGGGAACATCGTCGGCAACGCGCTCGCGCACACACCTGTGGACGCGGAGGTGCGGATCGACGTGAGCGTTGAGGACGACGACGGCGTGGTCGCGGTCTCCGACACCGGGCCCGGGCTCGATCCGGAGCAGGCGGAGCACGTGTTCGAGCGCTTCTACCGCGCCGACGACGCACGCAGCCGTGAGGACGGTGGATCCGGTCTCGGGCTGGCCATCGTGTCCGCGCTCGTGACCGGTCACGGGGGCCGCGTCGACCTCGTGACCGCCCCGGGTGCGGGGACGACGTTCACCGTGCGGATCCCGCTCGCACGCTGA